In Procambarus clarkii isolate CNS0578487 chromosome 5, FALCON_Pclarkii_2.0, whole genome shotgun sequence, the following are encoded in one genomic region:
- the LOC138373464 gene encoding uncharacterized protein, with protein MERRSQPRPYSPTHYHYCKRRGRGGRSGGQEYGTGNSYPAYLKDYLAFVEEKRRRILSLVDDPYNCDWSEDWEASWQPRLESWFGGSRDTGRQECFSLLPSDTTALHTPSLPSDFLSSSTSSHARNEGSRVSHSHHEDAVYTQEKRDDKYSLLDDGAWGHGVRGDKNYHHEGGVWRQGKSNDTYSHNEGGAWRQGKSNDTYSHNEGGAWRQGKSNDTHNHHEATAWRHGIRDHKNIHHGDGAQNQGKRDDEYSHHDDAVWHQGTREKDDDDGTWRPGKRDDEYSHHEDGAWTQGARDEDYNKHEDEVWRQGMSGDKYTHNEEERTWTIKNNTHTNSIRKEDRNDDFRHRVASPQLPQVESISIKVWENLLHGGEASRHIAKLLNLKKENGHFANLLRGKGASSHIAKLLSVEETSDHVAKQGLQSKRQSNEDKVLKKSMEMISKYHLHDSEHVEPVKLVAAERVTSCTSGNAVSFTDLISVGQSSSGMGEKISLTDMISVQLGSSKLKEKISLTDMISVHLGSSKLKEKISLTDLISMELGSPKMKEKISLTDLISVELGSSETREKTSLTDYICGIFK; from the exons ATggaaaggag GTCACAGCCACGGCCCTACTCGCCCACACACTATCATTACTGTaaaagaagaggaagaggaggaagaagcgGCGGCCAAGAGTATGGGACCGGTAATTCTTATCCAGCGTACCTTAAGGATTATCTAGCATTTGTTGAAGAGAAACGAAGGCGAATTCTTTCTTTGGTTGACGATCCCTATAACTGTGACTGGAGTGAAGACTGGGAAGCAAGTTGGCAGCCTCGTTTAGAAAGTTGGTTTGGTGGTAGCCGggacactggaagacaagagtGCTTCTCACTGCTGCCTAGTGATACGACGGCTCTTCACACGCCCTCTCTACCTAGTGACTTCCTGTCCTCAAGCACCTCATCACATGCAAGAAACGAGGGGAGTAGAGTTTCGCATAGTCATCATGAAGATGCAGTGTACACACAAGAAAAGAGGGATGACAAATATAGTCTCCTTGACGATGGAGCATGGGGACATGGGGTGAGGGGTGACAAAAATTATCACCATGAAGGTGGAGTGTGGAGACAAGGAAAGAGTAATGACACATATAGTCACAATGAAGGTGGAGCATGGAGACAAGGAAAGAGTAATGACACATATAGTCACAATGAAGGTGGAGCATGGAGACAAGGAAAGAGTAAtgacacacacaatcaccatgAAGCTACAGCGTGGAGACATGGGATAAGGGATCACAAAAATATTCACCATGGTGATGGAGCACAGAATCAAGGAAAGAGGGATGATGAATACAGTCACCATGATGATGCAGTGTGGCATCAAGGGACAAGGGAAaaggatgatgatgatggaaCATGGAGACCAGGAAAGAGGGATGATGAATATAGCCACCATGAGGATGGTGCATGGACACAAGGAGCGAGGGATGAGGACTATAATAAACATGAGGATGAAGTGTGGAGGCAAGGAATGAGTGGCGACAAATACACCCATAATGAAGAGGAAAGAACATGGACAATCaagaataacacacacacaaacagtatcAGGAAGGAGGATAGAAATGATGACTTCAGACATAGAGTTGCTTCCCCTCAACTTCCCCAAGTTGAGTCAATAAGTATAAAAGTCTGGGAAAACCTGCTCCACGGAGGGGAAGCAAGTCGTCACATTGCCAAGCTACtcaatttgaagaaagaaaatgGCCATTTTGCCAACCTGCTCCGGGGAAAGGGAGCAAGTAGCCATATTGCCAAACTGTTGAGCGTAGAGGAAACGAGTGATCACGTCGCCAAACAGGGATTACAGAGCAAGAGACAGAGTAACGAAGATAAAGTTTTGAAAAAGTCTATGGAAATGATATCAAAATATCATTTGCATGACTCTGAGCATGTGGAACCAGTTAAACTTGTTGCAGCTGAAAGAGTCACCTCTTGCACATCAGGAAATGCTGTGTCGTTTACAGATTTGATTTCTGTGGGACAAAGTTCATCTGGAATGGGAGAGAAAATATCATTGACAGATATGATTTCTGTGCAACTTGGTTCCTCTAAATTGAAGGAGAAAATATCATTGACAGATATGATTTCTGTGCATCTTGGTTCCTCTAAATTGAAGGAGAAAATATCATTGACAGATTTGATTTCTATGGAACTTGGTTCACCTAAAATGAAAGAGAAAATATCATTGACAGACTTGATTTCTGTGGAACTTGGTTCATCTGAAACCAGAGAGAAAACATCATTAACAGATTATATTTGTGGTATATTCAAGTAA